A window from Peromyscus eremicus chromosome 1, PerEre_H2_v1, whole genome shotgun sequence encodes these proteins:
- the C1H9orf57 gene encoding uncharacterized protein C9orf57 homolog, whose protein sequence is MAGPACLSTFHWPANLSMRRTAIAEVLILSCLLSDVGGVICRSCNLSIPFHGCLLNLGTCRTKPGQFCIKESFAKGGIQWFSIKGCTEDRSECFKRVVKHYEIRSSHCCHRPLCNF, encoded by the exons ATGGCTGGACCTGCCTGTCTTTCTACCTTTCATTGGCCTGCAAATCTAAGCATGAGAAGGACTGCCATTGCTGAGGTTCTGATCTTATCCTGCCTCTTAAGTG ATGTTGGAGGTGTGATTTGCAGGTCATGCAATCTCTCCATCCCATTCCATGGATGTCTGTTAAACCTTGGAACCTGCAGAACAAAGCCTGGTCAGTTTTGTATAAAAGAGAGCTTTGCTAAAG gtgGAATCCAGTGGTTTTCAATTAAAGGCTGCACTGAGGACAGATCGGAGTGCTTCAAGAGGGTCGTAAAGCATTACGAAATCCGCTCTTCTCACTGCTGCCACCGTCCCCTGTGCAACTTCTGA